A window from Temnothorax longispinosus isolate EJ_2023e chromosome 1, Tlon_JGU_v1, whole genome shotgun sequence encodes these proteins:
- the Net gene encoding uncharacterized protein Net isoform X1 produces MTDHVVESTFELSAFMKAGVMAGSERDSGSCSSVDEDSRSSLHSPTSSEDSVEVQVTPISLRNKRKLAEPRKIQEPAVIATPLKKRRFDPISSSEIVSSTTVNQEEARSLNTPNPFRPWIPASYKNESKTTVTSTTTSTSTISNTTTTTTTTTTALSSERKEEERRRDQDETTQRLHESFRRLQHSPGHNRSAVSSRREPRQRLFESLATPIAATTSPSGSVISLPHPRLQDEPLSLVVRNEAPRVPSHPAVSGSYEKTPSYMMEHLLATSSGRNHQNHQAHQSQRSHQSHQAASASRHHHQGGQQRNYKNMTRERRIEANARERTRVHTISAAFDTLRRAIPAYSHNQKLSKLSVLRIACSYIMTLVKSLGKDGEVMATKSNGLQSLSSCVELVSRTIQTEGKLRKRKDD; encoded by the exons ATGACCGACCACGTGGTGGAAAGTACGTTCGAGCTTTCAGCTTTCATGAAAG CCGGTGTCATGGCGGGTTCCGAAAGGGACAGCGGCTCCTGCAGCAGCGTCGACGAGGACAGCAGATCGAGCTTGCATTCACCTACTTCGTCCGAGGATAGTGTCGAGGTGCAGGTGACACCGATCTCGTTGCGAAACAAGCGGAAGCTAGCGGAGCCGCGGAAGATTCAGGAACCAGCGGTCATCGCGACGCCATTGAAGAAGAGACGATTCGATCCGATCTCCTCCTCGGAGATCGTCTCCTCGACTACCGTGAATCAAGAAGAGGCCAGGTCGCTGAACACGCCGAATCCCTTCCGACCGTGGATTCCTGCTTCCTACAAAAACGAATCCAAGACAACCGTGActtcgacgacgacgtcgacgagcACGATCTCCAAcacgacaacgacgacaacCACGACGACAACGGCATTGTCCagcgagagaaaagaagaagaaaggaggAGAGACCAAGACGAGACGACGCAGAGGCTGCACGAATCGTTTAGGAGACTACAACATTCTCCCGGTCATAATCGATCGGCTGTTTCCTCTCGACGAGAGCCTCGTCAGCGATTGTTCGAGTCATTGGCAACGCCAATAGCGGCAACGACGTCTCCGTCGGGAAGCGTGATCTCTCTACCGCACCCTAGGCTGCAGGACGAACCGTTGTCCTTGGTGGTGAGAAACGAGGCGCCCCGAGTGCCGTCGCATCCCGCTGTAAGTGGTTCCTATGAGAAAACGCCGTCGTACATGATGGAACACCTGTTGGCGACTTCGTCCGGTCGTAATCATCAAAATCACCAGGCTCATCAAAGTCAGCGAAGTCACCAGAGTCACCAAGCGGCCTCCGCGTCGAGACACCACCATCAGGGCGGCCAGCAGAGAAATTACAAGAACATGACAAGGGAGAGACGGATAGAGGCGAACGCTCGAGAGAGAACCAGGGTGCATACCATCAGCGCGGCCTTCGACACGTTGAGACGCGCGATACCCGCCTACTCGCATAACCAGAAGCTGTCGAAGCTATCGGTACTGAGGATCGCCTGCAGCTACATCATGACGCTCGTCAAGAGTCTCGGGAAGGACGGCGAGGTGATGGCCACAAAAAGCAACGGCCTGCAAAGCTTGAGTAGCTGCGTGGAGCTGGTCTCCAGGACCATTCAGACGGAGGGCAAGCTCAGAAAGCGGAAAGACGACTAA
- the Net gene encoding uncharacterized protein Net isoform X2, producing the protein MTDHVVETGVMAGSERDSGSCSSVDEDSRSSLHSPTSSEDSVEVQVTPISLRNKRKLAEPRKIQEPAVIATPLKKRRFDPISSSEIVSSTTVNQEEARSLNTPNPFRPWIPASYKNESKTTVTSTTTSTSTISNTTTTTTTTTTALSSERKEEERRRDQDETTQRLHESFRRLQHSPGHNRSAVSSRREPRQRLFESLATPIAATTSPSGSVISLPHPRLQDEPLSLVVRNEAPRVPSHPAVSGSYEKTPSYMMEHLLATSSGRNHQNHQAHQSQRSHQSHQAASASRHHHQGGQQRNYKNMTRERRIEANARERTRVHTISAAFDTLRRAIPAYSHNQKLSKLSVLRIACSYIMTLVKSLGKDGEVMATKSNGLQSLSSCVELVSRTIQTEGKLRKRKDD; encoded by the exons ATGACCGACCACGTGGTGGAAA CCGGTGTCATGGCGGGTTCCGAAAGGGACAGCGGCTCCTGCAGCAGCGTCGACGAGGACAGCAGATCGAGCTTGCATTCACCTACTTCGTCCGAGGATAGTGTCGAGGTGCAGGTGACACCGATCTCGTTGCGAAACAAGCGGAAGCTAGCGGAGCCGCGGAAGATTCAGGAACCAGCGGTCATCGCGACGCCATTGAAGAAGAGACGATTCGATCCGATCTCCTCCTCGGAGATCGTCTCCTCGACTACCGTGAATCAAGAAGAGGCCAGGTCGCTGAACACGCCGAATCCCTTCCGACCGTGGATTCCTGCTTCCTACAAAAACGAATCCAAGACAACCGTGActtcgacgacgacgtcgacgagcACGATCTCCAAcacgacaacgacgacaacCACGACGACAACGGCATTGTCCagcgagagaaaagaagaagaaaggaggAGAGACCAAGACGAGACGACGCAGAGGCTGCACGAATCGTTTAGGAGACTACAACATTCTCCCGGTCATAATCGATCGGCTGTTTCCTCTCGACGAGAGCCTCGTCAGCGATTGTTCGAGTCATTGGCAACGCCAATAGCGGCAACGACGTCTCCGTCGGGAAGCGTGATCTCTCTACCGCACCCTAGGCTGCAGGACGAACCGTTGTCCTTGGTGGTGAGAAACGAGGCGCCCCGAGTGCCGTCGCATCCCGCTGTAAGTGGTTCCTATGAGAAAACGCCGTCGTACATGATGGAACACCTGTTGGCGACTTCGTCCGGTCGTAATCATCAAAATCACCAGGCTCATCAAAGTCAGCGAAGTCACCAGAGTCACCAAGCGGCCTCCGCGTCGAGACACCACCATCAGGGCGGCCAGCAGAGAAATTACAAGAACATGACAAGGGAGAGACGGATAGAGGCGAACGCTCGAGAGAGAACCAGGGTGCATACCATCAGCGCGGCCTTCGACACGTTGAGACGCGCGATACCCGCCTACTCGCATAACCAGAAGCTGTCGAAGCTATCGGTACTGAGGATCGCCTGCAGCTACATCATGACGCTCGTCAAGAGTCTCGGGAAGGACGGCGAGGTGATGGCCACAAAAAGCAACGGCCTGCAAAGCTTGAGTAGCTGCGTGGAGCTGGTCTCCAGGACCATTCAGACGGAGGGCAAGCTCAGAAAGCGGAAAGACGACTAA
- the Net gene encoding uncharacterized protein Net isoform X3, protein MAGSERDSGSCSSVDEDSRSSLHSPTSSEDSVEVQVTPISLRNKRKLAEPRKIQEPAVIATPLKKRRFDPISSSEIVSSTTVNQEEARSLNTPNPFRPWIPASYKNESKTTVTSTTTSTSTISNTTTTTTTTTTALSSERKEEERRRDQDETTQRLHESFRRLQHSPGHNRSAVSSRREPRQRLFESLATPIAATTSPSGSVISLPHPRLQDEPLSLVVRNEAPRVPSHPAVSGSYEKTPSYMMEHLLATSSGRNHQNHQAHQSQRSHQSHQAASASRHHHQGGQQRNYKNMTRERRIEANARERTRVHTISAAFDTLRRAIPAYSHNQKLSKLSVLRIACSYIMTLVKSLGKDGEVMATKSNGLQSLSSCVELVSRTIQTEGKLRKRKDD, encoded by the coding sequence ATGGCGGGTTCCGAAAGGGACAGCGGCTCCTGCAGCAGCGTCGACGAGGACAGCAGATCGAGCTTGCATTCACCTACTTCGTCCGAGGATAGTGTCGAGGTGCAGGTGACACCGATCTCGTTGCGAAACAAGCGGAAGCTAGCGGAGCCGCGGAAGATTCAGGAACCAGCGGTCATCGCGACGCCATTGAAGAAGAGACGATTCGATCCGATCTCCTCCTCGGAGATCGTCTCCTCGACTACCGTGAATCAAGAAGAGGCCAGGTCGCTGAACACGCCGAATCCCTTCCGACCGTGGATTCCTGCTTCCTACAAAAACGAATCCAAGACAACCGTGActtcgacgacgacgtcgacgagcACGATCTCCAAcacgacaacgacgacaacCACGACGACAACGGCATTGTCCagcgagagaaaagaagaagaaaggaggAGAGACCAAGACGAGACGACGCAGAGGCTGCACGAATCGTTTAGGAGACTACAACATTCTCCCGGTCATAATCGATCGGCTGTTTCCTCTCGACGAGAGCCTCGTCAGCGATTGTTCGAGTCATTGGCAACGCCAATAGCGGCAACGACGTCTCCGTCGGGAAGCGTGATCTCTCTACCGCACCCTAGGCTGCAGGACGAACCGTTGTCCTTGGTGGTGAGAAACGAGGCGCCCCGAGTGCCGTCGCATCCCGCTGTAAGTGGTTCCTATGAGAAAACGCCGTCGTACATGATGGAACACCTGTTGGCGACTTCGTCCGGTCGTAATCATCAAAATCACCAGGCTCATCAAAGTCAGCGAAGTCACCAGAGTCACCAAGCGGCCTCCGCGTCGAGACACCACCATCAGGGCGGCCAGCAGAGAAATTACAAGAACATGACAAGGGAGAGACGGATAGAGGCGAACGCTCGAGAGAGAACCAGGGTGCATACCATCAGCGCGGCCTTCGACACGTTGAGACGCGCGATACCCGCCTACTCGCATAACCAGAAGCTGTCGAAGCTATCGGTACTGAGGATCGCCTGCAGCTACATCATGACGCTCGTCAAGAGTCTCGGGAAGGACGGCGAGGTGATGGCCACAAAAAGCAACGGCCTGCAAAGCTTGAGTAGCTGCGTGGAGCTGGTCTCCAGGACCATTCAGACGGAGGGCAAGCTCAGAAAGCGGAAAGACGACTAA
- the Surf4 gene encoding surfeit locus protein 4 homolog, with product MVISQEVLSRAEEIADQVIRNGKHVLPTMARLCLIATFLEDGLRMWFQWSEQREYMDASWGCGKFLATVFVLVNLVGQLGGCIMVIGRWRVSIACGVLFFIVILQTIAYSILWDMQFLFRNLALIGALLLVLAESRVEGRSLFAGVPSLGDNKPKNLLQLAGRILLAFMFITLIRFEISFLQILQDIVGSILMVLVTVGYKTKLSALLLVCLLTALNFYHNAWWSIPDYKPLRDFLKYDFFQTLSVIGGLLMIVSLGPGGVSMDEHKKEW from the exons ATGGTGATCTCGCAGGAGGTGCTTTCGAGGGCGGAGGAGATCGCCGACCAG GTAATTCGCAATGGCAAGCACGTGCTTCCAACGATGGCACGATTGTGCCTTATCGCTACATTCCTAGAAGACGGTTTACGAATGTGGTTCCAATGGAGCGAGCAACGAGAATATATGGACGCTTCCTGGGGCTGCGGGAAATTCCTGGCTACTGTCTTTGTCCTGGTAAACCTTGTTGGACAGCTCGGTGGATGTATCATGGTGATTGGCAGATGGCGAGTTAGCATAGCCTGTGGAGTCCTGTTCTTCATCGTGATCCTACAGACTATCGCCTACAGCATTTTGTGGGACATGCAATTCTTGTTCAGGAATTTGGCGCTGATAGGCGCGCTCCTGCTGGTATTGGCCGAGTCCCGGGTCGAGGGTAGATCGCTGTTCGCCGGCGTTCCTAGCCTCGGCGACAACAAACCTAAGAATTTACTACAATTAGCCGGTCGAATATTGCTGGCGTTCATGTTCATCACGCTGATCCGCTTCGAAATATCCTTCTTGCAAATACTTCAAGATATCGTTGGCAGCATCCTAATGGTGCTAGTGACAGTCGGCTACAAGACTAAGCTGAGCGCGTTGCTACTCGTCTGTTTACTGACCGCATTGAACTTCTACCATAACGCGTGGTGGTCCATTCCCGATTACAAGCCACTCAGGGATTTCCTCAAATACGACTTCTTCCAG ACACTATCAGTCATCGGTGGCCTTCTGATGATAGTCTCTCTAGGTCCAGGCGGTGTATCGATGGACGAACATAAGAAAGAAtggtag